One part of the Bacteroidota bacterium genome encodes these proteins:
- a CDS encoding four helix bundle protein has product MTDEGYRKLEIYKRSHELAVKVHALTLTLPKFEMYEEGSQIRRSAKSVSSNIVEGYSLRKYKNEFLLYLNRAYASAEETIEHLQFLYDTKSLKDEKLFKELIEGYEEVCKMIFKFMQTVLNIHEKPYSVKEDEPSYL; this is encoded by the coding sequence ATGACAGATGAAGGATATAGAAAACTTGAAATATATAAGAGAAGTCATGAACTTGCTGTTAAAGTACATGCATTGACTCTGACTTTGCCGAAATTTGAAATGTATGAAGAGGGAAGCCAAATTCGCCGTTCAGCAAAATCAGTTTCTTCTAACATCGTTGAGGGATATTCATTACGAAAGTATAAAAATGAATTTCTTCTCTACTTGAATCGTGCTTATGCATCAGCCGAAGAAACAATCGAACATCTACAGTTCTTGTATGATACGAAATCATTGAAAGATGAGAAACTCTTCAAAGAGTTAATTGAAGGTTATGAAGAAGTTTGCAAGATGATTTTTAAATTTATGCAAACAGTGCTAAACATACACGAAAAACCATATTCCGTCAAAGAAGACGAACCATCGTATCTTTAG
- a CDS encoding efflux RND transporter periplasmic adaptor subunit: protein MKKKLSISIVTLVLLGVVGWFLYPTIFPSKPERKILYWTDSMIPGDRSDHPGKSPMGMERTPVYAEEVKTESVTKAESAEKSYYTCPMHPSVVSDRPGACPVCGMALVKKTNQKDASAEDLAMLQSVSLSPTQRVIANVATETVKKQTISRKVTAVGVVDFAEPNLAIVPARFRGRLEKLNANYTGEVVKKGQPLFELYSPDLISAQNELLLAAKNKQEGLLRASRDRLQIHFGLSESQIFEIEKNQKVLYAISFPSPISGTVISKEIQEGQYVDEGMLLYKLADLTRVWVYLDVYEKDIQFIKIGSAVQLITESYANERFDGKVTFIEPVVNNETRTVRVRTEFNNPTGRLKPQMYVTAQIITQSKNTIVVPSSAIISTGKRDVVWIEVKENRFEPRDVVVGIQTDDRVEILSGLKISDIVAVTGGYLLDSESQLQQPAATGGHQHGTSTENKTSTDENTKPSNEVTIIVDGGYSPSTIHATKGKKLTIHFERHDEIKCTDEVVFPDFKIKKYLTPHKTTTIEITPKQAGEYRFHCGMDMLEGKIVVK, encoded by the coding sequence ATGAAGAAAAAACTAAGTATCAGCATTGTAACATTGGTTCTCCTCGGAGTAGTGGGATGGTTTCTCTATCCAACAATATTTCCATCCAAACCAGAAAGAAAAATCCTATACTGGACCGATTCTATGATTCCTGGTGATAGAAGCGACCATCCCGGTAAATCTCCGATGGGGATGGAGCGAACTCCAGTTTACGCAGAAGAAGTTAAAACCGAATCAGTCACCAAAGCAGAGTCGGCAGAAAAAAGCTACTACACATGCCCAATGCATCCATCGGTTGTATCAGACAGGCCAGGTGCTTGCCCTGTTTGCGGAATGGCTCTTGTCAAAAAGACAAATCAGAAAGACGCTTCGGCTGAAGATTTAGCTATGTTACAATCGGTCAGTCTATCCCCTACTCAGCGGGTTATTGCAAATGTTGCAACCGAAACTGTGAAAAAGCAAACAATCAGTCGGAAAGTCACCGCAGTGGGCGTTGTGGATTTTGCAGAACCGAATCTTGCAATTGTACCGGCAAGATTCAGAGGAAGACTCGAGAAGCTGAATGCGAACTATACCGGTGAGGTTGTTAAGAAAGGTCAGCCACTGTTCGAGCTTTATAGTCCTGATTTAATCTCGGCTCAGAACGAACTTCTTCTCGCTGCAAAAAATAAACAAGAAGGATTACTTCGGGCTTCTCGCGACCGATTACAAATTCATTTCGGTTTATCCGAGTCACAGATTTTCGAAATCGAAAAGAATCAGAAGGTTTTGTACGCTATTTCTTTCCCATCCCCCATTTCAGGCACGGTAATCTCTAAAGAAATCCAAGAAGGTCAATATGTTGACGAAGGTATGTTACTTTACAAACTTGCTGATCTTACGAGAGTATGGGTCTATTTAGACGTGTATGAGAAAGATATTCAGTTCATAAAGATTGGCTCTGCAGTTCAATTGATAACTGAGTCATATGCAAATGAAAGATTTGATGGTAAAGTAACTTTTATTGAACCGGTCGTAAATAATGAAACCCGTACTGTTCGTGTGCGGACTGAATTTAACAATCCCACTGGAAGATTGAAACCGCAAATGTATGTAACAGCACAGATAATAACTCAATCAAAAAATACGATTGTCGTTCCGAGTTCAGCCATTATCTCTACAGGAAAAAGGGATGTTGTTTGGATTGAAGTGAAGGAAAATAGATTTGAGCCGCGAGATGTTGTTGTTGGAATTCAAACCGATGACCGTGTTGAAATATTAAGCGGACTTAAAATAAGTGATATAGTCGCTGTAACAGGTGGTTATTTACTCGATTCTGAGAGCCAGCTTCAACAACCCGCAGCAACCGGTGGGCATCAGCATGGAACTTCAACAGAAAATAAAACATCGACCGATGAAAATACTAAACCATCGAACGAAGTAACGATCATTGTTGACGGTGGATACTCGCCTTCAACGATTCATGCAACGAAAGGTAAGAAGCTTACCATTCACTTTGAGCGGCACGATGAAATCAAATGTACTGATGAAGTTGTATTTCCAGATTTTAAAATAAAGAAATATTTAACACCACATAAAACAACCACAATCGAAATTACACCGAAGCAAGCCGGTGAATACAGATTCCACTGTGGGATGGATATGCTTGAAGGAAAAATTGTAGTAAAATAG